From one Bacteroides eggerthii genomic stretch:
- the recO gene encoding DNA repair protein RecO: MLQKTQGIVLHSLKYKDTSIIVDIYTEVSGRASFLVPVSRSRKAAVKSVLFQPLSLVELEADFRPNTTIYKVKEAKSFYPFTSIPYDPYKSAIALFLSEFLYRALREEAENRPLFAYLQHSIVWLDECGSGFANFHLVFLMRLSRFLGLYPNLEDYHSGDCFDLQNACFTPLRPQLHSDFIGPEEASRLTMLMRMNYETMHLFDMNRTERARCLTIMNEYYRLHLPDFPVLKSLEVLKELFD; this comes from the coding sequence ATGTTACAGAAAACACAGGGAATTGTATTGCATTCATTGAAGTATAAGGATACTTCCATCATCGTAGACATCTATACCGAGGTGTCCGGACGGGCTTCTTTTCTGGTGCCGGTGTCCCGTTCGCGCAAGGCTGCGGTGAAATCGGTGCTGTTCCAGCCTTTGTCTTTGGTGGAGCTTGAAGCTGATTTCCGACCGAATACCACTATATATAAGGTGAAAGAGGCAAAGTCGTTTTATCCTTTTACCTCGATTCCCTATGATCCTTATAAGTCTGCCATTGCTTTGTTCTTGTCGGAGTTTTTGTATCGTGCTTTGCGTGAGGAGGCCGAAAACCGTCCTTTGTTTGCATATTTGCAACATTCCATTGTCTGGCTGGACGAGTGTGGCAGCGGTTTTGCCAATTTTCATCTGGTCTTTTTGATGCGCCTGTCGCGCTTTCTCGGATTGTATCCTAACTTGGAAGATTATCACAGCGGCGACTGTTTCGATTTGCAGAATGCTTGTTTCACTCCGTTGCGCCCACAGCTACATTCTGATTTTATAGGACCGGAAGAGGCGTCTCGATTGACGATGCTGATGCGTATGAACTATGAAACAATGCATCTCTTTGATATGAATCGTACGGAACGTGCGCGTTGCCTGACGATTATGAATGAGTATTATCGTCTGCACTTGCCCGATTTTCCGGTATTGAAGTCTTTGGAAGTTTTGAAAGAACTGTTCGATTGA
- a CDS encoding DUF3109 family protein, with protein sequence MIQIDDVVVSLDVLREKFLCNLEACKGECCIEGDAGAPVEFEEIEKLEEVLPVIWDELSAEARAVIEAQGVVYTDEEGDLVTSIVNNKDCVFTCYDEKGCCYCAIEKAFREGKTDFYKPVSCHLYPIRIGDYGPYKAVNYHRWDVCKAAVLLGRKEDVPVYKFLKEPLIRKFGEEWYAELELAAGEMKKQGML encoded by the coding sequence ATGATACAGATAGACGACGTGGTGGTAAGCCTGGACGTGCTGCGTGAGAAGTTTCTTTGCAATCTGGAGGCTTGCAAGGGAGAATGTTGCATTGAGGGAGATGCCGGCGCCCCGGTGGAATTTGAGGAGATAGAGAAGCTGGAGGAGGTGCTCCCTGTGATTTGGGATGAGCTCTCTGCTGAAGCGCGGGCTGTGATAGAGGCGCAGGGTGTGGTGTACACAGACGAAGAAGGCGATCTGGTGACGTCCATTGTTAATAATAAGGATTGTGTGTTCACTTGTTATGACGAGAAAGGTTGTTGCTATTGCGCCATTGAGAAGGCTTTTCGTGAGGGTAAGACAGACTTTTATAAACCGGTCTCCTGTCATCTTTATCCCATACGGATAGGCGATTACGGGCCTTATAAGGCAGTGAACTATCATCGTTGGGATGTCTGCAAGGCGGCTGTGCTATTGGGACGGAAAGAGGATGTTCCTGTATATAAGTTCTTGAAGGAGCCGCTGATACGTAAATTCGGCGAAGAATGGTATGCTGAGCTGGAATTGGCGGCGGGGGAGATGAAAAAACAAGGAATGTTATAA
- a CDS encoding GatB/YqeY domain-containing protein, producing the protein MDLFEKVSEDIKNAMKAKDKVALDTLRNVKKVFLEAKTAPGANDTLTDADALKIIQKLTKQGKDAAEIYVQQGRQDLADAELAQVKVMEAYLPKQMTPEELEAALKAIIAEVGATSGKDMGKVMGVASKKLAGLAEGRAISAKVKELLG; encoded by the coding sequence ATGGATTTATTTGAAAAAGTCAGCGAAGACATTAAAAACGCAATGAAGGCTAAAGACAAAGTAGCCCTGGACACTTTGAGAAATGTGAAGAAAGTATTCCTTGAAGCCAAAACAGCTCCGGGAGCCAATGATACTCTGACCGATGCCGATGCTCTGAAAATTATTCAGAAGCTGACAAAGCAAGGTAAGGATGCCGCCGAGATTTATGTGCAACAAGGACGTCAGGACCTTGCCGATGCAGAGTTGGCACAAGTGAAAGTCATGGAAGCCTACCTGCCCAAACAGATGACTCCCGAAGAACTGGAAGCCGCCCTGAAAGCAATCATTGCCGAAGTAGGAGCCACCAGCGGCAAGGATATGGGTAAGGTAATGGGTGTAGCCAGCAAGAAACTTGCCGGACTTGCCGAAGGACGTGCCATTTCAGCTAAAGTAAAAGAACTGCTGGGATAA
- the gpmI gene encoding 2,3-bisphosphoglycerate-independent phosphoglycerate mutase, whose product MSKKALLMILDGWGIGDQGKDDVIFNTPTPYWDSLLAAYPHSELQASGENVGLPDGQMGNSEVGHLNIGAGRIVYQDLVKINRACADGSILKNKEIVSAFSYAKEHGKNIHFMGLTSNGGVHSSFDHLFKLCDISKEYGIENTFIHCFMDGRDTDPKSGKGFIEQLTAHCRKSAGKIASIVGRFYAMDRDKRWERVKVAYDLLVNGEGKVASDMVQAMQESYDEGVTDEFIKPIVNADCDGTIKEGDVVIFFNYRNDRAKELTIVLTQQDMPEQGMHTIPNLQYYCMTPYDASFKGVHILFDKENVQNTLGEYLAANGKTQLHIAETEKYAHVTFFFNGGRETPYDAEERILVPSPKVATYDLKPEMSAYEVKDKLVEAINTKKFDFIVVNYANGDMVGHTGIYEAIEKAVKAIDECVKDTVEAAKANDYEVIIIADHGNADHALNEDGTPNTAHSLNPVPFVYVTENKDAKVENGVLADVAPSILHILGMKQPAEMTGKDLIK is encoded by the coding sequence ATGAGCAAGAAAGCCCTTTTAATGATTCTTGATGGCTGGGGTATCGGCGATCAAGGTAAAGATGATGTGATTTTCAACACACCGACTCCCTACTGGGATAGTTTGCTGGCTGCTTATCCGCACTCAGAGTTGCAGGCAAGCGGTGAGAATGTCGGTTTGCCCGACGGGCAGATGGGTAACTCGGAAGTAGGCCACCTCAATATCGGTGCGGGACGTATCGTATATCAGGATCTGGTGAAGATTAACCGCGCCTGTGCCGACGGAAGTATCTTGAAGAACAAGGAAATCGTTTCTGCTTTCTCGTACGCTAAGGAACATGGAAAGAACATCCACTTCATGGGACTGACCAGTAACGGCGGTGTGCACAGCTCTTTCGATCATCTGTTCAAGCTTTGCGATATTTCAAAGGAATATGGCATCGAGAATACATTCATCCATTGCTTCATGGACGGCCGCGATACCGACCCGAAGAGCGGTAAGGGCTTCATCGAGCAACTGACGGCACATTGCCGGAAGTCTGCCGGTAAGATTGCTTCCATCGTAGGCCGTTTCTACGCTATGGATCGTGACAAACGTTGGGAACGTGTGAAAGTTGCTTATGACCTGCTGGTAAACGGTGAAGGCAAGGTGGCTTCCGACATGGTTCAGGCTATGCAGGAGTCTTACGACGAAGGTGTAACCGATGAGTTCATCAAGCCGATTGTAAACGCCGATTGCGACGGTACGATCAAGGAAGGTGATGTGGTTATTTTCTTCAACTACCGCAACGACCGCGCCAAGGAATTGACTATCGTCCTGACTCAGCAGGATATGCCGGAGCAGGGCATGCACACTATTCCTAACTTGCAATACTATTGCATGACTCCGTATGACGCTTCTTTCAAGGGAGTACATATACTTTTCGATAAGGAGAATGTGCAGAATACATTGGGCGAATACTTGGCTGCCAACGGTAAGACGCAGCTTCATATTGCTGAAACGGAGAAGTATGCTCACGTGACATTCTTCTTCAACGGTGGTCGTGAAACTCCGTACGATGCGGAAGAGCGCATCCTCGTTCCGTCTCCGAAAGTTGCCACATACGACCTGAAGCCTGAAATGAGCGCTTACGAAGTGAAAGACAAGCTGGTTGAGGCTATCAACACCAAGAAATTCGATTTCATCGTGGTGAACTATGCCAACGGTGATATGGTAGGTCACACCGGTATCTACGAAGCCATTGAGAAAGCCGTAAAAGCTATCGACGAATGTGTGAAAGATACGGTTGAAGCTGCCAAAGCCAATGATTATGAAGTAATCATCATTGCCGACCATGGTAATGCCGACCACGCCCTGAACGAGGACGGCACGCCGAATACGGCTCACTCCTTGAATCCCGTTCCGTTTGTTTATGTAACGGAAAATAAGGATGCTAAGGTGGAGAACGGTGTATTGGCGGATGTCGCTCCTTCCATTCTGCATATCTTGGGCATGAAGCAACCGGCTGAAATGACTGGTAAGGATTTGATAAAGTAA
- a CDS encoding lysine exporter LysO family protein has translation MKGSLIIIGFFVLGTLCGVSHLIPIDIVMDSRISFYALCALMFSVGLSVGNDPQTLKNFRSLNPRLVFLPIMTILGTLAGSAAVSLILTHRSLTDCLAVGSGFGYYSLSSIFITEYKGAELGTIALLANISREILTLLAAPLLVRWFGNLAPISAGGATTMDTTLPIITRTAGQQFVVVSIFHGFVVDFSVPFLVTLFCSI, from the coding sequence ATGAAAGGCAGTCTTATCATAATCGGTTTCTTCGTGCTGGGTACGCTTTGCGGAGTTTCCCATCTGATACCCATTGACATAGTCATGGACAGCCGGATCAGCTTCTACGCTCTTTGTGCACTGATGTTCAGCGTGGGATTAAGTGTGGGCAATGACCCGCAAACATTGAAGAACTTCCGTTCGCTCAATCCGCGACTGGTTTTCCTGCCCATCATGACGATACTGGGCACACTGGCAGGTTCAGCAGCAGTCAGCCTCATCCTGACTCACCGCTCGCTGACCGATTGCCTGGCAGTAGGTTCGGGCTTCGGATATTATTCACTCTCCAGCATCTTCATCACCGAATACAAAGGAGCCGAACTGGGAACCATTGCACTGCTTGCCAATATCAGCCGCGAGATACTCACCTTATTGGCTGCACCGTTGCTGGTGCGCTGGTTCGGTAATTTAGCTCCCATCTCGGCGGGGGGAGCTACGACAATGGACACCACACTCCCGATAATCACCCGTACCGCCGGACAGCAATTCGTCGTAGTCTCCATATTCCACGGATTTGTGGTCGACTTCAGCGTACCGTTCTTGGTAACCTTGTTTTGTTCGATATAA
- a CDS encoding sodium-translocating pyrophosphatase produces MDQLLFWLVPAASVLALCFAWYFHRQMMKESEGTPQMVKIAAAVRKGAMSYLRQQYKIVGWVFLGLVILFSVMAYGFGVQNSWVPIAFLTGGFFSGLSGFLGMKTATYASARTANAARNSLNSGLRIAFRSGAVMGLVVVGLGLLDISFWYLLLNAVIPVDVMTPTHKLCIITTTMLTFGMGASTQALFARVGGGIYTKAADVGADLVGKVEAGIPEDDPRNPATIADNVGDNVGDVAGMGADLYESYCGSILATAALGAAAFIHSGDTLMQFKAVIAPMLIAAVGIILSIIGIFSVRTKEDAKMKDLLNSLAFGTNLSSVLIVVATFLVLWLLKLDNWMWISCSVVVGLIVGIVIGRSTEYYTSQSYRPTQKLSESGKTGPATVIISGIGLGMLSTAIPVIAVVVGIIASYLFAAGFDFSNVGLGLYGIGIAAVGMLSTLGITLATDAYGPIADNAGGNAEMSGLGEEVRKRTDALDSLGNTTAATGKGFAIGSAALTGLALLASYIEEIRIGLTRLGATDISVGGETVSVQDATFFDFMHHYDVTLMNPKVLSGMFLGSMMAFLFCGLTMNAVGRAAAHMVDEVRRQFREIKGILTGETEPDYERCVAISTKGAQREMVVPSLIAIIAPILTGLIFGVPGVLGLLIGGLSSGFVLAIFMANAGGAWDNAKKYVEEGNFGGKGSEVHKATVVGDTVGDPFKDTSGPSLNILIKLMSMVAIVMAGLTVAWSVF; encoded by the coding sequence ATGGACCAATTGCTTTTCTGGCTGGTTCCAGCCGCTTCCGTTCTGGCACTTTGCTTTGCCTGGTATTTCCACCGTCAGATGATGAAAGAGAGTGAGGGAACTCCTCAAATGGTCAAGATTGCCGCAGCAGTGCGCAAAGGCGCCATGTCCTATCTTCGCCAGCAATATAAGATTGTGGGTTGGGTGTTTCTGGGGCTGGTGATTCTGTTTTCTGTTATGGCTTATGGTTTCGGAGTGCAGAACTCTTGGGTGCCGATAGCTTTCCTCACAGGCGGTTTCTTCTCCGGCCTTTCCGGCTTTCTTGGCATGAAAACGGCCACGTATGCTTCGGCGCGTACGGCGAATGCTGCACGCAACTCATTGAATTCCGGTCTGCGTATTGCTTTCCGCAGTGGTGCGGTGATGGGGCTCGTTGTGGTCGGGCTTGGCCTGCTCGATATTTCTTTCTGGTATTTGTTGCTCAACGCGGTAATTCCGGTGGATGTGATGACACCCACCCATAAACTCTGTATTATCACTACCACAATGCTCACGTTCGGTATGGGGGCTTCCACTCAAGCGCTGTTTGCGCGTGTGGGTGGCGGTATCTATACGAAAGCTGCCGATGTAGGCGCCGATCTTGTGGGTAAGGTGGAGGCAGGTATTCCGGAAGACGATCCGCGCAATCCTGCAACCATTGCCGATAATGTGGGCGATAATGTGGGCGATGTTGCCGGTATGGGCGCCGACCTTTACGAGAGCTATTGCGGCTCTATCCTTGCCACAGCGGCCCTCGGTGCTGCTGCCTTCATCCATTCGGGAGACACGCTGATGCAGTTCAAAGCGGTTATAGCTCCGATGCTGATTGCGGCTGTGGGAATCATTCTCTCCATTATAGGTATCTTTTCGGTGCGCACCAAAGAGGATGCCAAAATGAAAGACTTATTGAATTCGCTTGCTTTCGGCACGAATTTGAGTTCGGTACTGATAGTCGTTGCCACTTTCCTTGTTCTTTGGCTGTTGAAGCTGGACAACTGGATGTGGATTTCCTGCTCGGTGGTTGTAGGCCTGATAGTAGGTATCGTTATCGGACGTTCTACGGAATATTATACTTCCCAGTCCTATCGCCCTACTCAGAAGCTGAGTGAAAGCGGTAAGACGGGGCCGGCCACTGTCATCATCTCCGGTATCGGTTTGGGCATGCTTTCCACTGCTATTCCGGTCATTGCCGTAGTTGTAGGCATTATAGCCTCTTATCTTTTTGCTGCCGGTTTTGATTTTTCCAATGTAGGCTTGGGGCTCTACGGCATCGGTATAGCTGCCGTAGGTATGCTCTCCACTTTGGGCATTACGTTGGCTACGGATGCTTATGGACCTATTGCCGACAATGCCGGTGGCAATGCCGAAATGTCCGGTCTGGGCGAGGAAGTGCGCAAGCGTACCGATGCGCTCGATTCTCTGGGTAATACAACAGCCGCTACGGGTAAGGGTTTCGCCATCGGCTCTGCCGCGTTGACGGGACTTGCCCTGCTTGCGTCCTACATAGAAGAGATTCGCATCGGACTGACGCGTTTGGGTGCTACCGACATTTCTGTGGGCGGTGAGACGGTATCGGTGCAGGATGCCACCTTCTTCGATTTCATGCACCATTATGATGTAACGCTGATGAATCCGAAAGTGCTTTCGGGAATGTTTCTTGGCAGTATGATGGCTTTCTTGTTCTGTGGCCTGACAATGAATGCCGTAGGTCGTGCCGCTGCGCACATGGTGGATGAAGTGCGCCGCCAGTTCCGCGAAATAAAAGGTATCCTTACCGGTGAGACGGAGCCTGATTATGAACGTTGTGTGGCCATTTCCACAAAAGGCGCGCAACGCGAAATGGTGGTTCCGTCATTGATAGCAATCATCGCTCCTATCCTGACCGGACTGATCTTCGGTGTGCCCGGTGTGCTGGGATTGCTTATTGGCGGACTTAGCAGCGGATTCGTGCTTGCTATCTTTATGGCGAACGCCGGTGGTGCGTGGGATAATGCCAAGAAATACGTAGAGGAAGGAAATTTCGGCGGAAAAGGCAGTGAGGTGCATAAAGCTACCGTTGTGGGGGATACGGTAGGCGACCCGTTTAAAGATACTTCCGGTCCGAGCCTTAACATTCTTATCAAACTGATGAGCATGGTGGCTATCGTAATGGCAGGTCTTACTGTTGCTTGGAGCGTGTTCTAA
- a CDS encoding magnesium transporter CorA family protein: MRKYLYSENGFVEKNEWKPNCWVNVECPDDSDFQFLTQELKVPESFLEDIADTDERPRTETEGNWLLTILRIPMQSSQHGIPFITVPIGIITNNDIIVSVCYHHTELIPDFIQHTRRKGIAVNNKLTLILRIIYSSAVWFLKYLKQINNDVTTAEKELEKSIRNEDLLQLMKLQKTLVYFNTSIRGNEVMIGRLKNIFQDTDYLDLELLEDVVIELKQAYNTVNIYSDILTGTMDAFASIISNNVNAIMKRMTSLSITLMIPTLIASFYGMNVDIHLDGFPHAFVFIILLSAILSAVTFIWFRKIKWF, encoded by the coding sequence ATGAGAAAGTATCTCTACAGCGAAAACGGCTTCGTAGAAAAAAACGAGTGGAAACCCAACTGCTGGGTAAACGTGGAATGTCCGGACGACAGCGATTTCCAGTTCCTTACCCAAGAGTTGAAAGTTCCCGAATCATTCCTTGAAGACATAGCCGATACGGACGAACGCCCGCGTACGGAGACGGAAGGCAACTGGCTGCTGACCATACTTCGTATCCCGATGCAAAGCAGCCAGCATGGAATTCCGTTCATCACAGTGCCCATAGGCATCATTACGAACAATGATATCATCGTTTCCGTATGCTATCACCACACCGAACTGATACCGGACTTCATACAGCACACCCGCCGCAAAGGCATTGCCGTCAACAATAAGCTGACGCTGATTCTGCGAATCATATATTCCTCTGCCGTATGGTTCCTGAAATATCTGAAACAAATCAACAACGACGTAACCACCGCCGAAAAAGAACTGGAAAAGAGTATCCGTAATGAAGACCTTCTTCAATTAATGAAGCTGCAAAAGACGCTGGTGTACTTCAACACTTCCATCCGCGGCAACGAAGTCATGATAGGACGGCTGAAGAACATCTTTCAGGATACGGACTATCTTGATCTGGAACTGCTGGAGGACGTGGTCATCGAACTGAAACAGGCTTACAACACTGTGAATATTTACAGCGACATCCTCACCGGAACAATGGATGCTTTCGCTTCCATCATATCCAATAACGTGAACGCAATCATGAAACGCATGACGAGCCTCTCCATCACGCTGATGATACCCACATTGATAGCCAGCTTCTACGGGATGAATGTGGATATACATTTAGACGGTTTTCCACATGCGTTCGTATTCATTATTTTGCTATCGGCAATCTTATCGGCGGTGACCTTTATATGGTTCAGAAAGATTAAGTGGTTCTAA
- a CDS encoding LysO family transporter has translation MFIIIGLMLTGMLLGYLLRRKNLCRIHNVITVLIWVLLFILGVEVGGNEQIIKGLHTIGIEAIILTLGGTLGSVIAAWALWKALYKKKGEAA, from the coding sequence ATGTTTATAATTATCGGACTGATGCTCACAGGAATGTTGCTGGGCTATCTCTTACGAAGAAAGAATTTGTGCAGAATCCACAATGTCATTACCGTACTGATCTGGGTGCTGCTTTTCATTCTCGGAGTTGAAGTAGGCGGAAACGAACAAATCATCAAAGGGCTGCACACCATAGGGATTGAAGCAATCATACTGACCTTGGGCGGAACTTTGGGAAGTGTCATTGCTGCCTGGGCATTATGGAAGGCTTTATATAAGAAGAAAGGAGAAGCGGCATGA
- the rpsT gene encoding 30S ribosomal protein S20 has protein sequence MANHKSSLKRIRQEETRRLHNRYYGKTMRNAVRKLRATTDKAEATAMYPGITKMLDKLAKTNVIHQNKANNLKSKLALYINKLG, from the coding sequence ATGGCAAATCATAAATCATCACTGAAGAGAATCAGACAAGAAGAGACAAGAAGACTTCACAACAGATACTATGGCAAGACCATGAGAAATGCTGTTCGCAAGCTTCGCGCTACCACAGACAAAGCTGAAGCAACAGCTATGTATCCTGGTATCACCAAAATGTTGGATAAATTAGCTAAGACTAACGTAATCCATCAGAACAAAGCAAACAACTTGAAGTCTAAGTTGGCGCTTTACATCAACAAACTCGGTTAA
- the gyrB gene encoding DNA topoisomerase (ATP-hydrolyzing) subunit B, with protein sequence MTEEEKINGENNYSASNIQVLEGLEAVRKRPAMYIGDISIKGLHHLVYEVVDNSIDEALAGYCDHIEVTINEDNSITVQDNGRGIPVDFHEKEQKSALEVVMTVLHAGGKFDKGSYKVSGGLHGVGVSCVNALSTHMTTQVFRNGKIYQQEYECGHPLYSVKEVGVTEITGTRQQFWPDDTIFTETVYNYDILATRMRELAYLNAGIKITLTDLRVKEEDGNYKQEIFYSVEGLKEFVRYIDSSREHLVNDVIYINTEKQGTPVEVAIMYNTSYNENIHSYVNNINTIEGGTHLAGFRRALTRTLKKYAEDNKMLEKAKVEISGDDFREGLTAVISIKVAEPQFEGQTKTKLGNNEVMGAVDQAVGEALSYYLEEHPKESKMIVDKVILAAQARVAARKARESVQRKSPMSGGGMPGKLADCSSKDPEECELFLVEGDSAGGSAKQGRNRTFQAILPLRGKILNVEKAMWHKAFESDEVNNIIQALGIRFGVDGEDSKEANIDKLRYKKVIIMTDADVDGSHIDTLIMTLFFRYFPQVIQQGYLYIATPPLYLCTKGKVKEYCWTDQQRQKFIDTYGGGSENAIHTQRYKGLGEMNPEQLWETTMNPENRMLKQVHLENAAEADYTFSMLMGEDVGPRRDFIEKNATYANIDA encoded by the coding sequence ATGACTGAAGAAGAAAAGATAAACGGCGAAAACAATTACTCGGCCAGTAACATCCAGGTATTGGAGGGTTTGGAAGCTGTACGTAAGCGTCCTGCCATGTATATCGGCGACATTAGTATCAAAGGACTTCATCACTTGGTTTACGAAGTTGTGGACAACTCTATTGATGAAGCGCTCGCCGGTTATTGCGACCACATCGAAGTTACTATCAACGAAGACAACTCCATTACCGTACAGGATAACGGACGCGGTATTCCGGTAGATTTTCATGAAAAAGAACAGAAATCGGCTCTCGAAGTTGTTATGACCGTATTACATGCCGGTGGTAAATTCGACAAGGGCTCTTACAAAGTTTCCGGCGGTCTGCATGGCGTCGGCGTATCTTGCGTAAATGCACTGTCTACGCACATGACCACACAGGTTTTCCGCAACGGAAAAATCTATCAGCAGGAATACGAATGCGGACACCCGCTATATTCTGTAAAGGAAGTCGGCGTTACCGAAATTACAGGTACACGCCAACAGTTCTGGCCGGATGATACGATTTTCACCGAAACGGTCTACAACTACGACATTCTGGCTACCCGCATGCGTGAGCTGGCTTACCTGAACGCCGGAATCAAAATCACGCTGACCGACCTTCGCGTAAAAGAAGAAGACGGGAACTACAAACAAGAGATTTTCTACTCCGTAGAAGGCTTGAAAGAATTCGTGCGCTATATCGACTCCTCCCGCGAACATCTGGTGAACGATGTCATCTACATTAACACCGAGAAACAGGGCACACCGGTGGAGGTGGCCATCATGTACAACACTTCCTACAACGAGAACATCCACTCTTACGTAAACAATATCAATACAATCGAAGGCGGTACCCACTTGGCAGGTTTCCGTCGTGCGCTTACCCGTACGTTGAAGAAATACGCCGAGGACAACAAGATGCTGGAAAAGGCCAAAGTAGAGATTTCGGGTGATGACTTCCGCGAAGGCCTGACCGCAGTAATCTCCATCAAAGTGGCCGAACCGCAATTTGAAGGGCAGACCAAAACAAAACTCGGAAACAACGAGGTGATGGGAGCCGTAGACCAGGCTGTGGGCGAAGCACTCTCCTACTATCTGGAGGAGCATCCCAAAGAGTCCAAAATGATTGTAGACAAAGTGATATTAGCGGCACAGGCACGTGTGGCTGCACGCAAGGCACGCGAGTCCGTACAACGCAAGTCTCCGATGTCGGGCGGCGGCATGCCGGGCAAACTGGCCGACTGCTCCAGCAAGGACCCCGAAGAATGTGAATTATTCCTCGTCGAGGGTGACTCCGCCGGCGGTTCTGCCAAACAAGGACGTAACCGTACTTTCCAAGCCATCCTCCCGCTCCGCGGTAAGATTCTGAATGTGGAGAAAGCCATGTGGCACAAAGCCTTCGAGAGCGACGAAGTAAACAATATCATTCAGGCACTGGGCATCCGTTTCGGTGTGGACGGCGAAGACAGCAAAGAGGCAAACATAGACAAGCTGCGTTACAAGAAGGTAATCATCATGACCGATGCCGACGTCGATGGTTCGCACATCGACACGCTGATCATGACGCTCTTCTTCCGCTACTTCCCGCAGGTGATACAACAGGGCTATCTGTACATCGCCACTCCCCCTCTCTACCTCTGCACAAAGGGTAAAGTGAAAGAGTACTGCTGGACAGACCAACAACGTCAGAAGTTTATCGACACCTATGGCGGCGGTTCGGAAAATGCCATTCATACCCAGCGTTACAAAGGTTTGGGTGAAATGAACCCGGAACAATTGTGGGAAACAACCATGAACCCGGAAAACCGCATGCTGAAACAAGTACACCTTGAAAATGCAGCCGAAGCCGACTACACATTCTCCATGTTGATGGGTGAAGATGTAGGCCCGCGCCGCGATTTCATCGAAAAGAATGCAACGTATGCAAATATCGATGCATAA
- a CDS encoding ribonuclease HII gives MLLPYLNKELIEAGCDEAGRGCLAGAVYAAAVILPKDFKNELLNDSKQLTEKQRYALREVIEKEALAWAVGVVSPEEIDKINILNASFLAMHRAVDRLQLRPQHLLIDGNRFKKYRELPHTTVVKGDGKYLSIAAASILAKTYRDDYMNRLHEEYPYYDWNHNKGYPTKKHRAAIAERGTSPYHRMTFNLLGDGQLELF, from the coding sequence ATGCTGTTACCTTATTTGAACAAAGAACTGATAGAAGCCGGTTGTGACGAAGCCGGGCGTGGCTGCCTTGCGGGAGCTGTTTATGCTGCCGCCGTTATCTTGCCCAAAGACTTCAAGAACGAATTGCTGAACGACTCCAAACAACTTACCGAAAAGCAACGGTATGCCCTGCGTGAAGTTATAGAAAAAGAGGCTTTGGCGTGGGCGGTGGGAGTTGTCTCTCCGGAGGAAATTGATAAGATAAACATCCTGAACGCCTCTTTTCTCGCCATGCATCGTGCTGTCGACCGGTTGCAGTTGCGTCCGCAGCATCTGCTCATCGACGGAAACCGCTTTAAGAAATACCGGGAACTGCCGCATACGACCGTTGTAAAAGGTGATGGCAAATATCTTTCCATTGCGGCTGCCTCCATTCTTGCCAAGACCTATCGCGATGATTATATGAACCGGCTGCATGAAGAATACCCTTATTACGACTGGAATCATAATAAGGGCTATCCCACGAAAAAACATCGGGCGGCGATTGCTGAACGGGGAACTTCCCCCTATCATCGCATGACCTTTAACCTGCTGGGCGACGGGCAGTTGGAACTGTTTTAG